The nucleotide window GAGATGATCACCGGCGCGCCGCCGTGCGTCGATCCCGGGCCGTTCAGCGCCGCGCGATTCTGACATCCCGCGACGCACGGTCCTCAGGCCAGCGTCCTAGGTCGACGCGCGCTTGCGGGGCGTCGGCGCCGCAAGTCTTTCTGCTTCCGATGGGAAATGAGGGGCCTAGCGCTTGCGCAATCGCAGTTGTGGCCCGCCTAAGCAGAAACCCTGAGTCGCAATCGACTTGACAGCGACAATTTGTCCATCGATGGTATACAGAATACTGAAAAAGAGTGTTCCATCATGACAAACCCCACAGTCGAGATGCTCGGCGACGACATCGGGTCGCCGAAGTCGTCAGATACGACACCGTGGCAATACGCTACGGTGAGCGCCGCACAGGCGGCGCTGCGGCGCCGGGAAGTCACATCGGAGTCGCTGGTGGCGGCGTGTGAAGCGGCCTGGCGCAGGTCCAATCCGGCGCTCAACGCCATTGTGGTGAGCGACTTCGCGCGAGCTCGCGAGACGGCGAGTCGACGCGATGCCGAATTGCGCGCGGGACTCGTTCGCGGCCCGCTGCATGGTGTGCCGTTCACGATCAAGGAGTCGTTCGACGTGAAGGACTGGCCGACCACGGTAGGCGATCCGGCGTTCGCGAACAATATCGCGGGCCGGCACGCCAGCGTGGTACAGCGACTGACCGACGCCGGCGCGGTGCTGTTGGGCAAGACCAATGTGCCGTTGTGGCTGCGCGACTGGCAGAGCTACAACGAGGTCTATGGCACCACGCGCAATCCGCACGACCTGCTGCGTACGCCTGGCGGATCGTCGGGAGGCAGCGCCGCGGCGGTCTCGAGCGGGATGGCGTTCTTCGATGTGGGATCCGACATCGGATCCTCGATCCGTAATCCCGCGCATTACTGCGGCATCTTCTCTCACAAGAGCACGCACGGGCTCGTGCCGCTCGACGGCCACGGGCTGCCGGGCGGTGTGACGTTCCCCGACATCAATGTGGCGGGGCCGCTCGCGCGGAGCGCGGCGGATCTCGAGGCGGTGCTGTCGGCCATTGCCGGACCGTCGGCCGAGGCAGCCTGCGCGGTACGTTTCGAATTGCCGCGCTGCCACGCCACCGATCTGCGCGAGATCCGTTTCGGCATCCTGCCGAATCATCCGATTGCCGAGGTCGACGCCGAGGTGGAGCAATGCCTGGTGAGCCTCGGGCAGGACCTGGAACGGCGGGGTGCGCGGGTG belongs to Pandoraea pnomenusa and includes:
- a CDS encoding amidase; its protein translation is MTNPTVEMLGDDIGSPKSSDTTPWQYATVSAAQAALRRREVTSESLVAACEAAWRRSNPALNAIVVSDFARARETASRRDAELRAGLVRGPLHGVPFTIKESFDVKDWPTTVGDPAFANNIAGRHASVVQRLTDAGAVLLGKTNVPLWLRDWQSYNEVYGTTRNPHDLLRTPGGSSGGSAAAVSSGMAFFDVGSDIGSSIRNPAHYCGIFSHKSTHGLVPLDGHGLPGGVTFPDINVAGPLARSAADLEAVLSAIAGPSAEAACAVRFELPRCHATDLREIRFGILPNHPIAEVDAEVEQCLVSLGQDLERRGARVLWNARPSLDAAELMRVYTLMLRASTCGYLGDDAFASAIAAAQQTPADDTRYASLQYVGAVMRHRDWLRLQPLRERFAAAWRELFERVDVLLCPVAATPAFVLNEAGAPWQRTLDVNGRAQPLTTQLFWAGHSGLCGLPSSVAPAGRTAQGLPVGVQIVAPLYHDLRSIHVARLLEAAGYAFVPPA